A stretch of DNA from Triticum dicoccoides isolate Atlit2015 ecotype Zavitan chromosome 2A, WEW_v2.0, whole genome shotgun sequence:
ttaagccacgtcccaaataacgtgtttatACTCATTGGAGGATTAATGTTAAAAGCTATATGGATGGGTCGCTATAACAGTTTTGCAAGTGGGCAttcgagaaagaggtgtttaatTGTCTCATTTTGATCAAAAAACAACATCTTGATTGACCGACCCAATTCCTTTTCATCAGATTATCTTTGGTCAAGATGACTCCTttgtgaacaaaccacataaaGATCTTGATGCGGAGTGAAATTTTAATTTTCCATATGTGCAAAGACCTCGACAATGGCCCGGAATCAATTACGTCCAAATACATGGATTTGACAGAGAATACTCCATTCGTGGTTAATTTCCAACTAATTGTATCCGCCTGATCTGAAAGTTAAACATCCATCAACCTACGTACGTACCAGGTGTAACCAAGCATTCCAACGTTCCCCTACAAGAGATCTCCTAAATTGGATATTAAGTGGTATTGAGTTTAATACTGTGGCGACATAATCTTTcttacgttgcacaatattatatAGAGAGGGGTATTGTAAGGCCAGGGGCGTTTCCCCTAGCCAAGTGTCCTCCCAGAACCTAGTAGAAGTACCACTACCAATTAGGAACTTCGCCCGCTGGAAGAAAGTTACTTTTGTCTTCATTATCCCTTTCGAAAAGGGTGAGTCTGTTGGTCTTGCATTCACCTGGGCCAATGTCTTAGTAAATTTGCTAAGCAAACATCTATTCTTTACCTCTAAATTCTCGATCCCTAACCCGCCCTGGTCTTTGGGTCTACACGTAATATCCCATCTAGTAGTCTATATTTCTTCTTGGCCTCGTCGCTTTGCCAGAAGAAACGGGATCTGTAAAAGTCCAATCTTTTCCGTACCCCTACCGGTACTTCAAAGAAAGATAGGAGGAACATTGGCAAACTCGTCAAAACCGAGTTAATCAACACCAGCCTTCCTCCATaagacatgagcttgcccttccagcagctcaattttttttcaaatctaTCTTCATTAACCGTCTATGGTGAATTGGGATCCCTAGATAACTAAAGGGTAGGGATCCCATTTCACAACCGAATAAGCTTCTGTAATTATCCTGTTCTTCTTTAGCTCTCCCAAAGCAGAATAGTTCGCTTTTATTGAAATTGATTTTGAGCCCGGACAATTGATCGAAAAGGCATAAAATAAGCTTCATATTCCTAGCTTTTGCAACATCGTGTTCCATGAAAATAAGTATTGTAAGACGGAGACGCCCCCCTCTACAAGATGGGGAACGAGACCTCCTACTTGGCCACTCTCTTTAGCCCGACTAATAAGTACTGCCAACATATCCGCTACGATATTAAACAACACATGAGACGTGGAGTCTCCCTGTCTTAGTCCCTTAcgagtctggaaataatgaccggtGTCATCATTGACCTTTATCCCGACACTGCCTTTCTGTATGAATGAATCCACTTGAGACCTCCAGGTATCATTGAATCCCTTCATACGTAAGGCTTGCTGTAGGaagggccatttgaccttatcatacGCTTTTTCAAAATCCATTTTGAAGGCAACCCCATCGAGCTTCTTCGAGTGGATTTCGTGTAACATTTCATGTAGGACTACCACCCCTTCTAGGATTTGTCGTCCTGGAATGAAAGCAGTTTGAGTGGGTTGCACAACCGAATGTGCAACCTGCATCAACCTATTCGTGCCAACCTTTGTAAAGATCTTAAAGCTTACATTGAGAAGACATATTGGTCTAAACTGCTCAATGCGAATGGCTTCCACCTTCTTTGGCAACAACGTTATTGTTCCAAAATTGATAGAATTCGGCCGGGAACCTGTCTGGCCCGGGCGCTTTATTATGTTTCATTTGTGTTATGGCATCGAACACCTCTTTCTCAGTGAACGGGGCAGACAACACATCATTCTCTTCTAAGTTGAGTTGTGGTATGTCCCCAGTCACATTCTCATCGAGAGAGACAAAGCTTTCTTTGGGTGCTCCAAAACGTTTCTTGTAATATTCGGAAATGTGTAGTTTTAGATTCTCTTGTCCTACAATTGTACCCTCGTCTTGTTCTAGTTGCATTATCTTTTTCTTTCTATGCTTCCCATtagcaatcatgtgaaagaattgtgTATTATCATCCCCTTGAACGATTTTAGACACTTTTGCTCTAAGCGCCCATTTCATCTCCTCTTCTCTCATGAGGATTTGCAACTTCTTCTCGGCCTCATTCTTAATATCTCTCTCAGAAGTATTAAGAAGGATCGATTCTGCTTTCACATCAAGTTCATTAATAATTCTTATCAATCTTTCCCTTTCCACTTTATATAAACCACTTTGGTGTTTGGCCCAGCCTCTCAAAAACTGGCGGAGATGTCTAATTTTGTTTTGCCATCTCTCCACACTAGAAGACCCTCCCATGTCTCTGGCCCATTCAGCCGCAGTGAGCTCCATGAATCCTTCCTTCTCAAACCATCCCATTTTGAAAGACAAAGTATTTTTGTTTCCCACATGGGTCGCTTCCCCAGAATCAACCAATAGTGGGGTGTGGTCAGAGATGGCCCTCTATAAGGCCTGAACCGTAACCAGTGGATATTTTTGTTCCCACTTGACACTAGAGAGAACCCTGTCCAATTTCTCGTAAGTAGGAACATGCAAAGAATTGGCCCACGTGAATTGCCTACCAGTGAGGTCAATCTCCCTCAATTCGAGGCTTTCAATTATCATATTAAACATGAATGACCAGCTCCCATCGAAGTTGTCATTATTATTTTTCCTCTTGTCTTCTAATGATATTAAAATCTCCCCCAACCAAAATGGGCAAACTTTCATCCCCACAGATTCGAACTAGATCCGTGAGGAATTCAGGTTTAAGCTCTGGTTGTGCCGCACCGTATACGGCCACCAAAGCCCATCGGAAACCGTCAATTTTCGACCTTACACGAAATTTGACAGCAAAATCACCGTGGACCACATTTAGCACTTCTAAGGTTTCGCACTTCACCCCAAGTAGTATCCCTCCGGATCTCCCCCTTGGAGGTAGACNNNNNNNNNNNNNNNNNNNNNNNNNNNNNNNNNNNNNNNNNNNNNNNNNNNNNNNNNNNNNNNNNNNNNNNNNNNNNNNNNNNNNNNNNNNNNNNNNNNNNNNNNNNNNNNNNNNNNNNNNNNNNNNNNNNNNNNNNNNNNNNNNNNNNNNNNNNCTCTACCCGTCTCCATCAAAGCCATAAAATCTATTTTTTGTTCTGCTGATGTATCGCTAAGGAATCTCCTTTTAGCCAAGTCCGCTAaacctctgctattccagaataTCCCTTTCATATTTTGTCATGGAATGTTTTTCTTTTGTTTGACTCTCGCACTCCGGCGTATCGCCGATGTAGGACAAACCTTCCTCTTCCAGGTTTTTTTTGGTTTATCCTTCATGTCCTCAACATGTTGAACATCGGTGACAGAAGTGGCCTTTGGCTGCAAAGGGGCCACATACCCCTCTGTAACCATATCCTCCTCCTTGGCGACCAAGCCCTCCATGGGGACCAAATCCTCACAGAGACTCTGAATCCCATTTACTCCAAGATCATTGATATTTGCCTCATTCATAGGTTTTACTGCTGCTAGATGTCATATTAAATCCACAGCTCTATCAATCGCTAGGTCTAGTAAGTCATTAATTGATTTTGCGATTTCTTTGTCATTACTACCAAGAGAAATCCCTAAGTTGTTGGCTTTATCTATAATATCGTGTTCCGAAAAGTGAAGAATTGAACAACTGGTATTAACTGACATACCTGTATGAACTTCGATGTCTCGAAGCTTGGCGGCCCTCATGGCCCGCCCCATCTGTATGTCATCTGCGTCCGGCTGGTCCTGTATCCCGTGGCTAAAGCGTCTGCCACCAGACAAAGGGTCCGGAATACCTCCAAAAGCGATCACGTCCTCGAGAGCGACTCCTCCCGGGCTATGGCCGCCTGCCGTATGCCTGACTGAGTCACAAGCGATGGGCGACGCCCTGGGCTGGACCGTTGGTGAAGCATCAGCCAGCGCGTCAGAACCAGTACCAATCTGATCTGCATCACTGACCAGCGTGGACACCACCTGTGTCGAGCCAGTCGCAAGAGGCGATTAAGGAGACGCAGGGAACCAGGAGCCCTCTAGTTGAGAAGGAGGGGTGTCTATCATCTCAGGAATGACTCGCCTCTCCTTCGGTGACAGCCGCGGTACATCCTCAACCACCATATGTCTGTGATGATCCTAAACCACCTCCAAAGGAAATCCAACATCAGAATCCTCCATCTCCACGCGATCGCTCCACAAGCGACTAGGCGCGGATGCCGCCTGGAACGAACCAAACCTGAGAGAGGCCGCCGGAGTGGACAAGGAGGCCGACCCCTTGTTTGTCCCCGGCTCAGTCGACTGCGAGGATTTACTAGTCGGCGCCTTCTCCCTAGACAGGTCTTTGGGATTTCCGCCCATCCCCTAGTAACCATTCCCGTCTCCGTCACCATCCTTGGTCGTatcaacatccatgtctccaatgttACTATCTGCAAGAGGAGTCTCCTCAACCTCAACATCTAAATCATAACTCACACCATCATATGACCATGGCACAAAATCGGGAATATATTCCGCCTTCACCACACCAACTAGTATCCTAGCAACTCCATGCATACGGGTGTATGGCATATCAACCTCGAATATTGCTTGGCGCGGACGAGCGCGCACGCTCCTGGTATCACGAATCGTTCAATATTTACCGGGATGTGGGCCGTATGTGGTAGAGTAGATGTATGCAGTAGTACAACCTCTCAATATACCGAGGTCGTCACTGGACGGCCGTTTGGGTTGTGATGGCGCAGTTAAGTTGACGTTCGTCTCGCCGTTTATGAGCCGCAGCCCCGTTTGATGGTAGGAAACGGCGTATGTGGGGTCCACCAAGGACAGTTATTATTTAGCTATCCCACACAGGCATGTCTACTCGACTCCCCCCACATCGAGCGAGGAACCCTAGTTGCAGTTCATGGCGAACACCAACCAAGATGCAGATCCGGTGGCTCTGCCTTTAGTCCACTGCCCGGACTTCGCGGCCAGTTCGCCGGCGACCGCTTCTACAAGTGTCGCAATCATACATGTAGTTTGGGAAGTCGACATTGTTGCCTTTCATCCTGACAATTTCGTACGCCATCTGCATCCTTACGTATGAAATCAAACCCTGCAGGGAACATGTCTGTTAGTAACTGCATGTTTGTGATCTCAATAGTACTGAAGAGGTTTGCCAACTTACTAGGTTGGCAGTGTTATCAGCTTCAGACCATCGAACTCTCTGACTCTGATGTAGTGTAGTACGTAGAAACCGCTCTCGGAACTGATTTTTTTAGTAGGTACAAATCATCAGTTTTTTGCACACAGATGAATGTATCAAAATTTTGAGTTTCATAAGTTCTGTTTTGGACAAACTTACATGGTGCAGTTCCGATGCCAGGCTTTGTTATACTTGTAAGTCCATGGGGAAGTAGCAAAATGCCAATCTGGATAACACTCATGAAGGCGCTGAAAGAGGGCACGTAGAATGCGCAGACTTGTGTCTATGTGTTTCTTCTCTATTGTACTCCTTGGTGAGTTTGCCAGCATGGGGTCCATTACCTATAGAGTTTTTGCAGTGATATAACCTTCAGAAGTCATGACAGGGACAACAAAGTGTTGCTGCAGGCGTGGTTGATTTGTGGACAGTCGTTTTTGACTGCTCTTGCTCTGCAGCTAGGAGCATGCCCATGAATTCAGAGTACAGAGAGGTGGAGCCATTGTCAAGTTTGTTGAAAATCTGGAGCACAAGATGGAAGCATCTCTGAAGGTGTTCATGTGACAGAGTCTCTCCAGGTGGCTTGTGGTTGATGGCAAAATGCTGCACTGCATCACGAATCCTTGAGCACACTGCAGTGCTGATAAATTCTTTGGTAGCAATCCTGACGGCAGCAACTGAATGTGTACTGTCCTGACGCGCTGGATGTAGTTCCCACTGAATCGCCATATAAGAGGCAATGGATTTTGTCTGTACATGTTGCCAGAGAAAAGCAGTTAATCTAATCAGGAGTGGTAATTATGCACATGCTTCCTTGTACTAACAAAACTTCATCCAAATTTTGAATTGAGAACATAATTGAAAATTCTTCTTGCCTTGAAATGGAACGTGCCGCTTCTTGCCAACTTAAAAAATTCTTTCATCTTATCTGTTGTGTACTCTGACAACCGTGGCCAGTCCTTGACGTTGGCTTCTCCGAAATCCATCCACCCCAAAAAGAACACCTGGTCATGCCGTGAAGAAAACAAAGTATCAGGTCACATGTACAATGAGCAGGAACAGCCAAAAGTACACAAGCACCATGCATGCACGTAGATCAATCACAAGCCTGGGCGAAAAGCTGATATATGCTAGCTATTACATGAATGAGTTCTTTTATCTGTATCGAGCCGGTGGAACACTAATCAGATCTTGCACTCTACAAAGCAGCTCTAGTCAGTCGGATTTATCCACTGTTGGGATCGGCTTAATTAGGACCAGATTTTATCCCTGTAATTAACTCTACGTCGGCTGCCATCATAGATCTAACTTGTTTACCAGCGAATATCATTGTTCTCTTAGCCGGATCTATACATCTAAGCAAGCTCCAATACATCTTGTCACCACCACCAGAGGCTCGTGTTGTCAGGAGTGTGGCTAAACCGCTCGGCTTGAGCAGAGGATAGGAGAAGGCGGAGATGTTGGTCACCTGGCCGGTGTTCGAAGGCGCACCTGATGGATGGAATTACAGCGGCGTCACCTCCTTATAAGGTAGTTGGTTTTTCGGTCCCCGGTTGGTTTTCTTGGCTGCTTCTTCAAGCTTTCGGAGCGGTGCTGTGGTTCTCCTGGGGTTGTAGATATCTTTTCCGTCATATTGCGCGTCGTTATGTCGACGGAAAACGTTGCCCTGTACAAAACATGTACCATATGCATCTATCTGTACCAATTGAACATGTTATAGGACGCCCGTTATCAGCCGACGGATGCCGTGGGCCATGTTATGCATTCATCACCGTACGCCGCTTATTTACGTCCGCGTACGAACCATGCTACAGTCTGTCCCCACCACGAACGACTTGTTCCATTGGTCCACGTACCGGGATCAAACGCGCTCGTCCACGCTATCGCCGCTCTCATATCAACCTTCTCTGTTTTACCGAATAAAGACCCGAGACTAAAAACAATAAGAAATTCATTAAGCAAAGTCTCCAGAACACCAGTGAGTCTGACCCAAACCTTCTCCAGCGGTGTCCCTGTCGGCTCAGGTTTTGCACACTCGTCAAACTTGAGGATACACTTACTCCCGGGCACCCTACTACTGAGTCCACACTTAAGCATGTATACCTATTGAGATCTCTCCTAGGAAACTCAACCTTGTATACCTGATCCTCCACCCTGACAGGAGACCAGTGAAAGGAGATGCTGACACACCTGTTCTACTGTCAAAGTCCCATTAGTCACCCTGACCAGACCATATCTTGAGCTCTCCAATGTGGGGGTCACCGAGATCGTACGAGAAGTCTCAAAGAACATAAGCTGATTGTTGTAGACACCATAAATATTCACTGCAGGTGTTGCCGTTACTATATAAGTGCTGTGAATCACCGGATACCATCTCCCAACATTATCTGAACATCCGGATATCAGATATAGGTGAGCATCCTTAAGCTCGCATGGAGTGGTTCTACGTCTACAGGCGGATGCAGAGAGTAACAGCGACCAAACTCGACACATTGCGCGGCACAACACCATGCTGATGCGCTCGGCCTCGCCGCCGCTGACACACACTCACCATGCAGACCGAGCAACACATCTCCATGGCCGGCGCTGGCGCTGCTCGTGGGTACGGAGAGGTCTAGGTTTGATTTGCTATCAGACTTTGtatttgctactccctccatccggaaacacttgtcatcaaaatagataaaaaaggATGATCCTACATACATcttttttgatgacaagtattttggaCAGAAGGAGTACAAGTTTACAGGTTCTGTTCTGTCAAAATCTTCCAGTTCCCAAACAATTTTGCAGTAAAAAGGTACTTCTCCGTCAAAACATTCAGCAGGTGTTTTCTTCCCCGTCAAAAATTTCAACAGGTTTGGGTATGGGCAGATTTTCCTCTCCGTCAATTAAACAAATCGCTATGTGAGTTGAAATGGCAGATGAATTGACAACTCAAGCTTCAGTCATTACATCATCGCTATGTGAGGACACAGCACTAGTTGAAATGGCAGATGAATTGACAACTCAAGCTTCAGTCAATACATCATGGACAGAGTCCAAAAGTTTGATGATTGGCAGTTCTAAACTGGCTCAAACCAAATACAACGTGCTTCAAGTCAGTTCAATTCAACAACAAAATGTAGTATGAGAGGACAATCAAGCTTCCGCAAAACCAACATAGTCGAATTGACAAGTCTAAAGCTTCAGTCCATACATCAATCATCATGGACAACCCAAAATCAAGACCTTCCGTTTTACCAAAAAAGTTCCTCCCAAGCAAAAGCAAAACAAGCACCAACACTGCAAAGGCAAAGGCTACTTACTTCCAGGTCGGGTCAAACACCACCTGGAACCCGACCCGGGGCTGCTGACCCATGGCACGAAGATCAACATCACCTGTTGCCCGCAACACAATACTAGCCAACCTTTCTTCAAACTGTATCATCCCGCCCACATGAAGATCCGAGCTGAAGCGCCCCTTGAGAGTCAGGGTATTGTCATAGTTGTAGGACAGGCCGCCCGTCAGACAGACTGACCTCTTCTCCGCAACTGGATCGTGGAAATAAGTCAGCTCCGCGGCACCTGTAGCCCTTCCAACCGCCGTGTCAAACATAACCTGGAGCTTCTCACGGTTAAGTCTGCACACCCAAACATCACAGAACATCAGTCCATATtcagatctactccctccgttccaaattactcaatcgcagaaatggatgtatctagaactaaaatacatctagatacatccatacctgtgaCAAGTAATTCAAAACGGTGGGAGTACTTCACAGAGATAAAATAAGGAGGATATATATATGTGACAGGATCTTGTCTTGTGCAAAGAACTCACCTGGTGGACAGACTTCCAAACTCAGTAGTGTCCATCGATAATCCAAGCTCAAATTCCCTGACCAATCCACAAGACTCAAAAGATAACCTTGCACCTCCACAAATCCCATCAGCTATCCCAAACATGCCGGACATGTTGAAAACTGGATTAGCACTGAGGCCAACAGAAGTGCTCAGACAGGCACGACGATGAATAACATCAATTTCAGCCTGCAAAATTGAAAATTCACAAGTCAACATGTCAACATTCAACATTCAAACACTACCAGCAACTTACAAGGTAGAACAACTACAGCTACAACAAGGTAGAACAACTACAACTTTCAAGGTAGAGCACCACTTTAACATCTTTCAAGGTAAAACAACTACAGCTACAACAAGATACCTTAGAAGTGTCACCAAAGGGTAGAACAACTTTCGCCTTTGCCTCCATCTTGTAGTCTAGATATTCCTTGCCATAGCACAAAGTGGTCTCAACCTAGACAAAGAAGATGGCAAAAATCCTAAGGACAATGACCCGCCAAAAGCCAAATCAATTCAACAGGCCAAGATTTACAAAGTCAGTACCGAGGGGTCGGACTTGAGCTCAACGCCAACGCCCAGTTGTTTGTCACAGATCAAAAACCCAGCTTTTCCGATGCCATGGAAGGGCGTCTCCTCGTAATCACCAAAGAGGACCTCTGAAAATTTTGACAACAAAATGAGAACAAAAAATAAGATCAGCACAGAGAAAGACTTGCACAGAAAAACTAGGCCAAAGAAACAATAAAACATTACAAGAACAGCAGCAGTCACATGCAACAACCAACATAAATAACAGCATTAATGCACTACAAAGGTACTCTTGAGCTCACCTTTTGCCCTTTTCCCGATCGAGTGAAAAGGAGTTGGCCCAGCACCAAGTTTAAGAAAGGGACGAGGCGCCGGACTTGGAGTTGGTGGGGAGTCCACGGGACTTGGAGGAATGACCGAAGGTGAAGAAAACCCATAGCCCCTAAAGAACATTCCTATTGAGACCAGGAATCCACCCATTAAAGTTTTCAATTCTTTCAACTCTGCGGCagccttcttcaatctctcgtgcaTCTCTAGCGGAATCTCCGCGGTCTTCAAGAACTGGTCCATCTCCTTGATAAGAGAAGACAACTCACTCTCTTCGGCCTCCTTGAGAGCCTCAGCCAATTTCTTGATAGCAGAAGCTTCCTCAACAGCACCTTTCTCAGAAGCCTCAGCAATTCTCTTCGACTCTCTCTCCATTAATTTCTCCAGCCTGGCAAGAAAGTCCTCAATGTTTTTAGCAGCCGGGGATGACACACCATAGGACTGCCTGAGAGACTCCAAAGTCTTGCCGAGCTTAGCCATTTGGTCTTGCATAGGTTTGGCATAAGTTAGAACACGACTGAGCATGGATGCAAAACGACCCTGGCAAAACATATACATGCATTAATATATAAGACCAATGAGACCAAGAGTTTTaattaagttcaaaaaaattgtttGTTGACAACATACCACACAAGCAGCCGTTTCCAGAGGAGACTCATCATTGGTAAAGATATAAAACTCATCGTCTTCATCACTACTACTGACTGTAAAGAATTCTGCCCCATGAGAAAAATGGGAGAGATTATTGGCATAATGTGCCAAAAACCCAGTCATTGCCTTGGCAGCAGTAGACCCGAGAGAGCAAATAATATGTTTAGTAACATGCTAAATGAAAAGGGGCCAACACCACATCAATAGCACAATTATATAGACAAGCCTAAATGGATCAAACAATGAAGGAGACTAAAAATTTGAATGGTGATCATCAATCAAacataataattcaaaaaaatgggTATACAGACAGGAACAGCAGAGTTTTTATATACAAGCGGCACCCATCTTTCTGAACAAGTTAAACAGTGAAGGAGACTGTAAAAAATACAACAAACCTATACCACCAATGAATATCTTATTGTCACAAAAACTGGAACATTAAAGGAGTGTTTAAGCATCACAGGATTTGCAAACAGCACAACATTTAAGAGTCATAACAACACTGCAGGTTCCAACATACTTCAACAGTTAACAAAGTTTGGACAATAACATTGCATACACGCTGCACTATAAAATATATGAAAAATCTATCCGACCAACAAATCACTTCTTGTCAAAAAAGATGGGAAATAACAAGAAATTTACAGGTATAACGACAACATGCATGGTGGATCTTGGGGTTATTATTTATACAGAAATCAGTGTAGGTCATGATATAACAACTTGAGCTTCCTTAC
This window harbors:
- the LOC119355957 gene encoding uncharacterized protein LOC119355957; the encoded protein is MARRRGGHGGDEGDQPDQGEQADPHVYQEETYADREDWNRSVPDEHVLPPTRNLPRMLMRLLPQRFFTTFSRGTAHERAEYPPYRRSTAAKAMTGFLAHYANNLSHFSHGAEFFTVSSSDEDDEFYIFTNDESPLETAACVGRFASMLSRVLTYAKPMQDQMAKLGKTLESLRQSYGVSSPAAKNIEDFLARLEKLMERESKRIAEASEKGAVEEASAIKKLAEALKEAEESELSSLIKEMDQFLKTAEIPLEMHERLKKAAAELKELKTLMGGFLVSIGMFFRGYGFSSPSVIPPSPVDSPPTPSPAPRPFLKLGAGPTPFHSIGKRAKEVLFGDYEETPFHGIGKAGFLICDKQLGVGVELKSDPSVETTLCYGKEYLDYKMEAKAKVVLPFGDTSKAEIDVIHRRACLSTSVGLSANPVFNMSGMFGIADGICGGARLSFESCGLVREFELGLSMDTTEFGSLSTRLNREKLQVMFDTAVGRATGAAELTYFHDPVAEKRSVCLTGGLSYNYDNTLTLKGRFSSDLHVGGMIQFEERLASIVLRATGDVDLRAMGQQPRVGFQVVFDPTWK